One Syntrophales bacterium DNA segment encodes these proteins:
- a CDS encoding bacterioferritin, with translation MAQGSKEQRRKKVIDVLNKARSMELMAIHQYMNQHYNLDDMDYGELAAKIKLIAIDEMRHAEMFAERIKELGGEPTTDLAAKVQKGQKVEAVFPFNATLEDDTIDAYNQFILVCRESGDSISMKLFETINDEEQAHFNYFDNVSDHLKKLGAAYLAQIAGTPADTGPPSKGFVTGPAA, from the coding sequence ATGGCACAGGGCAGCAAGGAACAGCGCAGGAAGAAGGTCATCGACGTCCTGAACAAGGCGCGCTCCATGGAACTGATGGCCATCCACCAGTACATGAACCAGCACTACAACCTGGACGACATGGACTACGGGGAGCTGGCGGCGAAGATCAAGCTGATCGCCATCGACGAGATGCGCCACGCCGAGATGTTCGCCGAGCGCATCAAGGAGCTGGGCGGGGAGCCGACGACGGACCTCGCCGCGAAGGTTCAGAAGGGCCAGAAGGTGGAGGCCGTGTTCCCCTTCAACGCCACCCTCGAGGACGACACCATCGATGCCTACAACCAGTTCATCCTGGTATGCCGGGAGAGTGGGGACAGCATCAGCATGAAGCTCTTCGAGACCATCAACGACGAGGAGCAGGCCCACTTCAACTACTTCGACAACGTGAGCGACCATCTGAAGAAGCTCGGCGCCGCCTACCTCGCCCAGATCGCCGGGACGCCGGCCGACACGGGCCCCCCGTCCAAGGGCTTCGTAACCGGACCTGCCGCGTAA
- a CDS encoding GyrI-like domain-containing protein, translating to MTEFDDLEFSRVDVFPTPAAQVAGESASDPDAVARAVDKAFAKLFAFVKKNGLSAWGAPRALYTECGPERTKFIVAVPILKTPGEPIRGGSAYTGELAGGSAYRFTHRGSYGGLAATYDCITRFMTARGLMAGSDDWDRYMPMWEEYANNPAKTPEDDLLTYIYLPRK from the coding sequence ATGACGGAATTCGACGACCTGGAATTCTCCCGTGTCGATGTGTTTCCGACCCCGGCGGCACAGGTGGCCGGGGAGAGCGCCTCCGATCCGGATGCCGTCGCCCGGGCCGTGGACAAGGCATTCGCGAAGCTCTTCGCATTCGTGAAGAAAAACGGACTCTCCGCCTGGGGTGCGCCGCGGGCCCTCTACACGGAATGCGGTCCGGAGCGGACGAAGTTCATCGTCGCCGTTCCCATCCTCAAGACTCCCGGAGAGCCCATCCGGGGCGGTTCCGCGTACACGGGAGAGCTTGCCGGAGGCAGCGCCTACCGCTTCACGCATCGCGGCTCGTACGGCGGCCTGGCGGCAACCTACGACTGCATCACCCGGTTCATGACGGCGAGGGGCCTGATGGCGGGGTCCGACGACTGGGACCGCTACATGCCCATGTGGGAGGAATACGCCAACAATCCGGCCAAGACGCCGGAGGATGACCTCCTCACCTATATTTATCTTCCGCGAAAGTGA
- a CDS encoding PAS domain S-box protein: MGDDSDTLRPPAADGSPRDVPSTGDSEPADLQALVQRLEREIAERRRAEEALRESEELFRSAFERSNDGIVITQGGRYVFINQVFLRTIGRRMEDLLGKTLGAFVHPDDRERLADYTRRRRAGEPAPSSYELRIVRPDGTLVHVDISVIDVVYQGEKAFLAYLRDITERKNAEERLRQGEEKYRLLVDHAPAGIYQVDFRSRRFISVNDVMCQYTGYTREEFLALDPLNILTEESLETFLKRMADVMAGNPISDSVEYKIRGKNGREFWVLIHNSFLYEDGRPVVSTVIVHDLTERRRAEEERDRLQMQLLQAQKMESVGRLAGGVAHDFNNILAAIMGYSEMALLQTDPGTRLHKNLEEILKAAKRSADLTGQLLAFARRQVTSPKVLNLNDIVGGMLKMLQRLIREDIELVWIPGHGLWNVKIDASQVDQIMANLLINARDAISGAGRVTIETHNVEVDEGFVGRHSDFSPGDHVLLSVSDTGCGMDRETLEHVFEPFFTTKDVGKGTGLGLATVFGIVRQNNGFVHAYSEPGRGATFRIYLPRFAAEAKPEPGRREEKQTPRGEETILLAEDDKAVLELTRSLLESLGYRVVTAGTPDLAIRAVEEQRDAIHLLLTDVVMPGMNGKDLAGRLVSMHPGLKCLFMSGYPADVIAHHGILDQGVHFVQKPFSLQTLSEAVRRVLDEG; this comes from the coding sequence ATGGGAGACGATTCGGACACGTTGAGGCCGCCGGCCGCTGATGGCTCTCCCCGGGACGTTCCGTCGACCGGAGATTCGGAGCCGGCGGACCTGCAGGCGCTCGTTCAGAGGCTGGAGCGGGAAATTGCCGAGCGGCGGCGTGCCGAGGAGGCGCTCAGGGAGAGCGAGGAGCTGTTCCGGAGCGCCTTCGAGCGGTCCAACGACGGCATCGTCATCACCCAGGGCGGTCGCTACGTCTTCATCAACCAGGTCTTCCTCCGGACCATCGGCCGCCGGATGGAGGATCTCCTCGGCAAGACCCTGGGGGCCTTCGTCCACCCCGACGACCGGGAACGGCTCGCCGACTATACGCGGAGGCGCCGGGCCGGGGAGCCGGCTCCGTCGAGCTACGAGCTCCGGATCGTCCGGCCGGACGGGACCCTGGTGCACGTCGACATCAGTGTCATCGATGTGGTCTACCAGGGGGAAAAGGCGTTTCTCGCCTACCTGCGGGACATCACGGAGAGAAAGAACGCGGAAGAGCGACTTCGGCAGGGCGAGGAAAAGTATAGGCTCCTGGTCGATCATGCCCCCGCCGGGATCTACCAGGTCGATTTCCGCTCGCGGCGGTTCATCAGCGTCAACGACGTCATGTGCCAGTACACGGGCTACACGCGGGAAGAGTTCCTGGCCCTGGATCCGCTGAACATCCTGACGGAGGAGTCCCTCGAAACCTTCCTGAAACGGATGGCCGACGTCATGGCGGGAAATCCCATCTCCGATTCGGTGGAATACAAGATCCGGGGCAAGAACGGACGGGAGTTCTGGGTCCTGATTCACAACAGCTTCCTGTATGAGGACGGAAGACCCGTCGTCTCCACGGTGATCGTCCACGATCTCACGGAGCGCAGGCGGGCGGAGGAAGAGCGGGACCGGCTGCAGATGCAGCTTCTGCAGGCCCAGAAAATGGAGTCGGTGGGACGGCTGGCCGGCGGGGTGGCCCACGACTTCAACAACATCCTCGCCGCGATCATGGGTTACTCGGAGATGGCGCTCCTCCAGACCGATCCGGGAACCAGGCTGCACAAGAACCTGGAGGAGATCCTCAAGGCGGCCAAACGGTCGGCGGACCTTACGGGCCAGCTCCTGGCCTTCGCCCGCCGGCAGGTGACGAGCCCGAAGGTCCTGAACCTGAACGACATCGTCGGCGGCATGCTGAAGATGCTCCAGCGGCTGATCCGCGAAGACATCGAGCTGGTCTGGATCCCGGGCCACGGTCTCTGGAATGTAAAGATCGACGCCTCCCAGGTCGATCAGATCATGGCCAACCTGTTGATCAACGCCCGGGATGCCATCTCCGGGGCGGGAAGGGTGACCATCGAGACGCACAACGTGGAGGTGGACGAAGGGTTTGTCGGCCGCCACAGCGATTTTTCACCCGGGGACCATGTCCTCTTGTCGGTCAGTGACACCGGGTGCGGCATGGACCGAGAGACCCTGGAGCATGTCTTCGAACCGTTCTTCACAACCAAGGATGTCGGGAAAGGCACGGGACTGGGCCTGGCGACGGTCTTCGGTATCGTCCGGCAGAACAATGGATTCGTCCACGCCTACAGCGAGCCGGGCAGGGGGGCAACCTTCCGGATCTACCTGCCCCGCTTCGCAGCCGAAGCGAAGCCGGAACCCGGACGGAGGGAAGAGAAGCAGACGCCGCGGGGGGAGGAGACGATTCTCCTCGCGGAGGACGACAAGGCGGTTCTTGAACTGACCCGCAGCCTTCTCGAGTCCCTGGGATACCGGGTCGTGACGGCCGGGACGCCGGACCTGGCGATCCGGGCGGTCGAAGAGCAGCGGGATGCCATACACCTGCTTCTGACCGACGTGGTGATGCCGGGGATGAACGGGAAGGACCTGGCCGGGCGGCTGGTCTCGATGCACCCCGGCCTGAAATGCCTGTTCATGTCGGGCTATCCCGCCGACGTCATCGCTCACCATGGAATCCTGGACCAGGGCGTTCACTTCGTCCAGAAACCGTTTTCGCTCCAGACCCTCTCCGAGGCGGTCCGCCGGGTGCTCGACGAGGGATAA
- a CDS encoding PaaI family thioesterase codes for MEEQIEQALATFLPGHLGIRIEKASPEEVVGSLTVEERLCTYGGILHGGSIMALADTLGGVGAFLNLPPGTRTSTVESKTNFVRAAKIGTKVTATSRLIHKGRTLVLWQTEVRDPEGSLLALVSQSQMVIPA; via the coding sequence ATGGAGGAACAAATTGAGCAGGCCCTGGCGACGTTTCTGCCGGGGCATCTCGGCATCCGGATCGAGAAAGCCTCCCCGGAGGAAGTGGTCGGCTCCCTGACCGTCGAGGAGCGCCTGTGCACCTACGGCGGCATTCTCCACGGTGGATCCATCATGGCCCTGGCGGATACCCTGGGCGGCGTCGGGGCCTTCCTGAACCTTCCCCCCGGGACGCGGACCTCGACGGTGGAATCCAAGACAAACTTCGTCCGGGCCGCGAAGATCGGGACGAAGGTGACGGCTACGAGCCGGCTCATCCACAAGGGAAGGACCCTCGTGCTCTGGCAGACGGAGGTCCGGGACCCCGAGGGCAGCCTGCTGGCCCTGGTTTCCCAGTCGCAGATGGTCATTCCGGCCTGA